Part of the Nerophis lumbriciformis linkage group LG24, RoL_Nlum_v2.1, whole genome shotgun sequence genome, GTAGTACACTATATTAGTAATGTTTCATTAGTATCAGTCGTACTTGCAGTAGCATATTATTTTAGTAATGTTTCATTAGTATCATTAGTACTTGCAGTAGTATACTATATTAGTACTGTTTCATTAGTATCAATAGTACTTGCAGTAGTACACTATATTGgtaatgatttattagtatcaGTAGTACTTGCAGTAGTATAGTATATTagtaatgattcattagtatttgtAGTACTTGCAGTAGTATACTATATTAGTACTGTTTCATTAGTTTCAGTAGTACTGGCAGTAGTATACTATATTAATACTGTTTCATTATTATCAATCGTTCGTGCAGTAGTACACTATATTAGTAATGTTTCATTAGTATCAGTAGTACTTGCAGTAATATACTGTATTAGTACTAATTCATTAGTAtcagtagtacttgtagtagtacACTATTTTAGTAATGTTTCATTAGTCTCAGTAGTGCTTGCAGTAGTACACTGTACTTGTACTGTTTCATTAGTAtcagtagtacttgtagtagtacACTATATTAGTAATGTTTCATTAGTAtcagtagtacttgtagtagcATACTATATTAGTAATGTTTCATTTGTATTAGTAATGTTTTATTAGTATCAGTAGTAATTGCAGTAGTACACTATATTAGTAATGTTTCATTAGTAtcagtagtacttgtagtagtacTTGCAGTAGTATACTATATTAGTAATGTTTCATTAGTATCAGTAATACTTGCAGTAGTAAACTAGTATATTAGTAATGTTCTGAGTTTTTGTCCATGTCCTGGATGTCCAGGCTGGTCGTCCAGAGGTCCTGGAGGACTTCTTGACTCATGCCGGGAGCGTGTCCACTGTTGCTAGGCAACCTGTCATGTGATGGACAGGTGTGACAGCCAATCAGAGAGCAACAAAAACCACGTGACTCTTTCATGTCAATTTTGATGATCATAACTACGCCCACTTTGCTCAGAGGCCAAAGGTCGTTCCGCGTCACGTGATTAGCGTTATGGTCTTCAGTTTGCTTTGATgattgactgtgtgtgtgtgtctgtctgtctgtctgtctgtctgtctgtctgtgttttcttgtatttctacccttcttgagacagcaacaaggaaaagtacgttccatatgaggaccggtgatcaagtttggacataaatcatggtcccaatactgaaaatCAATGCATCTAATAGCGAGCCaagtactagagtctgtgaacattgctccaaagtcaggattttttgttgattgaaTGTGCATACCAAAGTAAACCATAGACAGGTGCaaaagcagcaatatatgatcaaacaagacggaagctaaagaaggacttccctattcatccccgaaaaaaacccgccaggtgaactgctgattttacgacttccggtgctgacgtaagacaacccgcgtcccatatgtgaccataggatgaacaaatacactacggtaatAAGACTATGGtcgccattaacagttagcttctatagCTGGATTGCCCacagtgcggcacaggggccatctgtggtctgtgactcgtttgtcatcggccttaagcacattacaaaaaacaaaaaatagagatctcatttgcacccctggtggtgaagtctaccaaaatgagggtggtcccaaaaaggagggatttttcaaattgattgtgtgtcggttttaagagtgctccccctctggtcaacatatgtaataacaagtgtgtaagaaattgaaatgtgccaaaattgatataaataaatatgtatgtagagacaagctgtaataacttgaagtaaataaagaacattaaaaaacaattacaaacaaaaaaaataattaaaaaaataaaagcttaccttttttatatttgcatagtttgtatatattattaatgttgtaaatacaaatctttatatatcaagaaagggtggtcctactgaggtaggcatttttccgaggtctcaagaaagcaagatatacaagaatgtgtgtgtgtgtgtgtgtgtgtgcgtgtgtgtgtgtgtgtgtgtgtgtgtgtgtgtgtgtgtgtgtgtagcgaaTGAATATGAATGCATATGCTACGTTACTCCCTACATCAGTGGAGTCAACTGAAGAAATTTTGAAGCAAGCAAACTATTGCTTGACAAAGACAGGAAacgcgcatacacacacacacacacgcacacacttgaaGTAACACTTTGAACTCTGAACTGTGGACGAAGTGAATAATGAGTAACGTAACAGAACATAGAGCGTGTCATGTCAGTGAGGAGTGGCGTCCAGTGGGTGTGGCTTGCAACAGACAGGAAGCAGACACTTCCCTCTGTAAACAAAACAAGGCTGAGATCCACCTCCTGCTattgttctgtgtgtgtgtgtgtgtgtgtgtgtgtgtgtgtgtgtgtgtgtgtgtgtgtgtgtgtgtgtgtgtgtgagagaagatACTGTATTTTCCACAAGAACAAGAAGTAAGTTATTTGACGGGAAGCGCGAAAATGGTCAGCGGTGCGCGGCAGTCTACCGTGGACGTGTCGTGACAGGAAGAAGTCGAGCGCATAGAACATTCCTTGTACGTTTCGAGACACGCCAAGGTGACACGTACCTACTTCCTGCCTTTTCAAGGGAGCTGATGATCAACCTTGACCTGTCACCTGTCCGTCGAGCCGAGGAGCGTTATCACCATGGCAACGACGTTCGCCGCACTTGGCAGAGGTGAGCTGActtgttagcgttagcattagaGCAACAGCATGCAGGCTAACTAGCACAGAGGTAGCATTAGCATCGCGTGACGTCACTGTGCTGTCTTGAAGGTTTGGGTCTGGTCCTGGTGGAGTTTCAGTACGAGTACCAGGGTCGGGACGGCTCGCTGATCTCCATAAAACCCAATGAGCGTTATGTCCTACTTGCTAAGACCAACGACCACTGGTGGCAAGTCCGACGCGACCGCGCCTCCAAGCCCTTCTACATCCCGGCAAAGTACGTCAAGGAGCTGCCGCTGGTCTTTCCCTCACCTCTCGACTTTGCTGACCCACCCCCTTCTGAACCGGCACCGGTTCCTGCTGCGGTGCCAGTTGCTGTGCCTGTTCCTGTTCCTGTTCCTGTTCCTGTTCCAAAGGCTCTTGAGGAGCCTGCCGGGACAAGAACCAAACCCGCTGACGAGGTGATGATCCGGCTCAAACCCGAGGCCTCCGGTGGGTACCGGAAGACTGAAAACCGCATGTCTACCTTTGGCTTCCCACTGGACTCCCAGGAACCCTCATTGCTGTTCGCTGCAGGACCGCAACATCCCAGCATCCCTCTTGGTCCAGAGACTGGTCCTGAGACTCTCAGCAAAAAGACACTCGACGACCAGAGAGACTCTGGGAAATCCCAAGTTCCAAGTTTCAGTTTAGGTGACCCCTCTTTCCCAAGCCGACCCCACGTGCAACCCATCGCCGTGGAGACGCCGGTGGTCCCCAATGTCGACGTTCAGCATGCAGAAGATCAGGAGGCCTCCATGGAGGAGCATGAAGAAGACGAGGAGGAGGAAGTGGTCCCAGAGGAGTCCGAGTCAGAGAGCGACGAGGAGGACGATCCCCCCAAAGAGGGAGGTTCTAACCATATCTACGAGTCCATCCAGGACCTCAACCTGGACCTGGCCACCTTGACTAGACCAGCAGAGAGTCCTGGACCTCCTGTGCCCACCAAAGAGGTGAGTGCCACCTTTGCTATCATGATGTGACCTTTGACTCTGACTGATAAACTTTGACTTGGCAAGATGGCTCCTAACCATTATGTTGATGTGGCTGTGGGCGGGACTTAGTGGCTGCTAACCATAATGTTAATGTAGCTGTGGGCGTGGCTTAGTGGCTGCTAACCATAATGTGAATGTGACTGTGGGCATGGCTCAGTGGTTGCTAACCATAATGTTCATGTGGCTGTAGGCAGGGCTTAGTGGCTGCTAACCATACCGTTCATGTGGCTGTAGGCGGGGCTTAGTGGCTGCTAAACATAATGTTAACCTGAGTGTGGCCTAATGGCTTCTAACCATAATGTTAACGTGGCTGTGGGCGGGGCTTAGTGACTGTCAACTATAATGTGGCTGTGGGCGGGGCTTAGTGACTGTCAACTATAATGTGACTGTGGGCGGGGCTTATTGGCTGCAAAACATAATGTTAACGTGGGCGTGGCCTATTGGCTGCTAACCTTAATGTTAACGTGGCTGTTGGCGTGGCTTAGTGGCTGATAAACATGTTAATGTGGTTGTGGGTGGGGCTTAGTGGCTGCCAACTGTAATGTTAACGTGGCTGTGGGTGTGGCTTAGTATCTGCTAATCATACTGTTAAAGTGGGTGTGGCTTACTGGCTGCTAACCATATTGTTAAAGTGGGTGTGGCTTAGTGACTGATAACCATAATGTTAAAGTGGGAGTGGCTTATTGGCTGCTAGCCATAATGTTAACGTGGCTGTGGGTGTGGCTTAATGGCTGCTAACCATAATTTTAATGGAGGTGTGGCTTAGTGGCTACTAACCATAATGTTAATGTGGCTGTGAGCGTGGCTTAGTGGCTGCTAACtagattcagaatcagaatcagaaatactttattaatccctgaggggaaattaaaatttttagCACAATCCCATTTAAGATCAGACCACAATGTCAATGTGGCTCTGGGCGTGACTTAGTGGCTGCTAACCACAATGTCAAGGTGGCTGTGGGCGTGGCTTAGGACACCTGAGCAGGGAAGTATAAGAGCTTGTTTGCTCTTTGACACGTGCCGTATTAAACCGTGAAGACGATCTCGCCGTAGGCCTCGAGCCCGCCCATCTACGCTGGCGTCTCAGCTGTCAAGGGGAGCGCCGACACTGACCCCGCCCCTCCGGAGCTGCCTGACGCTCCCCTGTCCACCGCAGGCCAAGTCCCTTCCCCCTCGGCGACCCCGGTCCCTGACATGACCATCCCCTCACCGCCCGTCAGGACACAAGATGGATGGCAGGTCAGAGTGACCCAGAAAAGAGTAGAATTCCTTCAAATGTCATCTTTAACATGTGCAGTTTAATCAACTGTAATCTGATTACTCTTCTAAAGTTACATGTAACAATGGACACATGGGGGGAGGAAGAGTAATAATGTTAAACAGGAAAACTCCACAATAAGAGCACAGGAAAGTTGAGCTTTTACTCTGAAAGGCTGTATGTCCAACTGGTCTTGCAGGTCCACACGGACCAGGAGAGCGGAAAGGTGTTTTACTTCCATCCCGTCACCCTACAGACCACCTGGTCTGACCCGCGTGAGCCCTGCCCCCCCTCGCCTGCCGACTCGGACCCACCTGGGGGGCTGCTGTCCCCTCCCTCTCCTCAGGTAACAAACCATGAACAAAATGTCCTGAGAAGTCGGACGCAGAAGAGCGTCTCTTGTCCTCCAAGCAGGAACTCTGGGAGCAGCTCCTGGACCAGACATCAGGAAGGTTCTATTACTACAACCCCACCTCAGGGGCCACGTCCTGGACCGCACCCCCGTCGCTCTCCCCCCTCAGCTCCACTGACGACGGCCCGGTATGACCCCTCTTTAATAGGTCAAAGGTCACGTGTCATGGTGCCAATATTTGCTCTGTGTGTGTGAAACTGAAGCCCCCCCTTCCAGAAGAGGATTATCCTGTGAACGCACCCGACGACATTGTGTTTCctacggtacacacacacacgacactgtgTTTACGACGGTACACACGACACCGTGTTTactacaatacacacacacacacacacgccaacaCTGAATTCActacggtacacacacacacacaccacgacGCTGTGTTTACGACGGTACACACCATGTTTACTAAGTTAaattttaagttaagttaaagtaccaatgattgtcacacatactaggtgtggtgaaatttgtcgtctgcatttgatccatccccttgttcaccccttgggaggtgaggggagcagtgagcagcagtggtggccgcgctcgggaatcatttttggtgattcccgTTTTGGTGATACAATACACACATACGACAACACTGTATTCACTACGGCACACCCACACGCACATAACGACATAGTTTTtactacagtatacacacacacacacacaatgacaccGTGTTAATTATGGTACGCACATACGCGCACAACAACACTGTATTGGCAACGGTACACACGCAAACGACTACACCACGTTTACTAcggtacacacacgtacacacaacgACACCGTGTTTTCGACggtgcacacacatgcacacaacaaCACTGTGTTTATTATGGTACACACACATGCTCAACATGGTGTTcaatacaatacacacacacgACGACACTATGTTaactacagtatacacacacacacacaatgacactATGTTAACTATGGGACGCACACACACGATGACACTGTGTTAACTAcggtacacacacacgcaaacaaagACACCATTTTTactatggtacacacacacacgcacacaaccaCACTGTGTtaactacagtacacacacaagCACAGATACTGTGTTGACTACGGTACACACGTGCACGCACATGACGAAACCTTGTTCAGTACggtacacacacacgcaggacACCGTGTTCACTACGGTACGCACATACGCAGGACACCGTGTTCTCAACGGTACGCACACAACGACACCGTGGTCACTATGGTACacatacacgcgcacacacaacaacacaatgtTAACTGCAGTACACACACGCAAACAGAGACACTGTGGTCCCTATGGTACACACCCGCACTCACACGAAGAAACCTTGTTCACTACAGTACGCACACAACACCGTGTTCactatgttacacacacacacacacacacaaccacacctTGTTGACTATGGTACACACCCACACGCACACGATGAAACCTTATTCACTACAGTACAAACACATG contains:
- the LOC133620243 gene encoding rho GTPase-activating protein 27-like isoform X2, which encodes MATTFAALGRGLGLVLVEFQYEYQGRDGSLISIKPNERYVLLAKTNDHWWQVRRDRASKPFYIPAKYVKELPLVFPSPLDFADPPPSEPAPVPAAVPVAVPVPVPVPVPVPKALEEPAGTRTKPADEVMIRLKPEASGGYRKTENRMSTFGFPLDSQEPSLLFAAGPQHPSIPLGPETGPETLSKKTLDDQRDSGKSQVPSFSLGDPSFPSRPHVQPIAVETPVVPNVDVQHAEDQEASMEEHEEDEEEEVVPEESESESDEEDDPPKEGGSNHIYESIQDLNLDLATLTRPAESPGPPVPTKEASSPPIYAGVSAVKGSADTDPAPPELPDAPLSTAGQVPSPSATPVPDMTIPSPPVRTQDGWQVHTDQESGKVFYFHPVTLQTTWSDPREPCPPSPADSDPPGGLLSPPSPQQELWEQLLDQTSGRFYYYNPTSGATSWTAPPSLSPLSSTDDGPPPLPEEDYPVNAPDDIVFPTHLQKHVIPRAHLDLADGVRLPMRMRNGVDDRGWRHSVAEDMLVSRHLRNFSDTTDTRRDFPDSLQLSDRFTRRRNLSNRSTDSQQGHMLEKAGILNKTKVIDNGKKIRKNWSQSWTVLHGGILTFHRDPKSAPSGNMSKASQIVPEYTVELRGAWIGWASKDKSSKKNVLELRTRQGCEYLMQYDTESIITDWLKVIQDTVRQLEQEHLSDDEDDASSDREDKERKRMTTRSALAVDSEQTRVRTKLRRFLQRRPTLQSVKEKGYIRDNVFGCHLDTLWHRENATPPKFMEKCIRAVDRRGLHVDGIYRVSGNLAVIQKLRHKADHEEHLDLEDGQWEDIHVITGALKLFLRELPEPLFPFSFFDKFIAAIQVPDYDLRVSYMKDLVAALPVPNHDTMELLFKHLRRVIEHKESNRMSVQSVAIVFGPTLLRPQTESANMTIHMVFQSQIVELMLNEFHVVFVQR
- the LOC133620243 gene encoding rho GTPase-activating protein 27-like isoform X3 encodes the protein MATTFAALGRGLGLVLVEFQYEYQGRDGSLISIKPNERYVLLAKTNDHWWQVRRDRASKPFYIPAKYVKELPLVFPSPLDFADPPPSEPAPVPAAVPVAVPVPVPVPVPVPKALEEPAGTRTKPADEVMIRLKPEASGGYRKTENRMSTFGFPLDSQEPSLLFAAGPQHPSIPLGPETGPETLSKKTLDDQRDSGKSQVPSFSLGDPSFPSRPHVQPIAVETPVVPNVDVQHAEDQEASMEEHEEDEEEEVVPEESESESDEEDDPPKEGGSNHIYESIQDLNLDLATLTRPAESPGPPVPTKEASSPPIYAGVSAVKGSADTDPAPPELPDAPLSTAGQVPSPSATPVPDMTIPSPPVRTQDGWQVHTDQESGKVFYFHPVTLQTTWSDPREPCPPSPADSDPPGGLLSPPSPQELWEQLLDQTSGRFYYYNPTSGATSWTAPPSLSPLSSTDDGPPPLPEEDYPVNAPDDIVFPTHLQKHVIPRAHLDLADGVRLPMRMRNGVDDRGWRHSVAEDMLVSRHLRNFSDTTDTRRDFPDSLQLSDRFTRRRNLSNRSTDSQQGHMLEKAGILNKTKVIDNGKKIRKNWSQSWTVLHGGILTFHRDPKSAPSGNMSKASQIVPEYTVELRGAWIGWASKDKSSKKNVLELRTRQGCEYLMQYDTESIITDWLKVIQDTVRQLEQEHLSDDEDDASSDREDKERKRMTTRSALAVDSEQTRVRTKLRRFLQRRPTLQSVKEKGYIRDNVFGCHLDTLWHRENATPPKFMEKCIRAVDRRGLHVDGIYRVSGNLAVIQKLRHKADHEEHLDLEDGQWEDIHVITGALKLFLRELPEPLFPFSFFDKFIAAIQVPDYDLRVSYMKDLVAALPVPNHDTMELLFKHLRRVIEHKESNRMSVQSVAIVFGPTLLRPQTESANMTIHMVFQSQIVELMLNEFHVVFVQR